In the genome of Ptychodera flava strain L36383 chromosome 13, AS_Pfla_20210202, whole genome shotgun sequence, one region contains:
- the LOC139147169 gene encoding probable D-lactate dehydrogenase, mitochondrial isoform X2 → MHSTKIGLNFVRGGVRLLNAKHAIHRVMCVGSASSASVTETLPDSAKKLVHIPRDVIDSFKAVLGSSNVSTSQAVRDHHGQSEAYYQHRAPDVVVWPETTDQVSQVAKVCYQHGLPMIPFGTGTGLEGGILATEPASVCVNLTKMDAIVNLNSDDFDVTVEPGVTRTALNSYMRDQGLWFPVDPGADASVCGMCATSASGTNAVRYGTMRENVLNLEVVLADGTIIHTAGKGKRSRKTSAGYNLTNLFVGSEGTLGFITKATVRLHGIPESIVSAVCSFDSIHSAVETVLQVMQCGIPIARIEFLDEVSMDAANRYSKMNYRVAPTLFLEFHGSEGLVKENVMAVGELVQGNGGSELQWAKDQQERNKLWKARHDLWYACLALRPGCKGLTTDVCVPVSKLPEIVVATKEYIMQKSLIGPMVGHVGDGNFHVVVVFDPKVPEEVEAAKEFSEKVGRHALSLDGTCTGEHGIGLGKKQLLIEEIGETGIQTMKQIKAALDPKNIMNPGKVLMASCSYIKPAKMVKYSM, encoded by the exons ATGCATTCTACGAAAATTGGGCTGAACTTTGTTCGCGGTGGTGTCCGTCTGTTGAATGCAAAACATGCGATCCATCGTGTTATGTGTGTCGGTTCCGCCTCCAGTGCTTCGGTCACCGAAACTTTGCCCGACAGTGCAAAG AAACTGGTTCACATACCCCGAGATGTTATAGACTCATTTAAGGCTGTGCTTGGAAGTAGCAATGTTTCTACGTCACAAGCAGTGAGAGACCACCATGGGCAAAGTGAAGCTTATTACCA ACATCGTGCCCCTGATGTTGTAGTGTGGCCAGAAACTACTGACCAGGTTAGCCAAGTTGCCAAAGTATGTTATCAGCATGGCCTTCCCATGATTCCATTTGGTACAGGTACAGGACTTGAAGGTGGTATCCTAGCAACAGAG CCTGCCAGTGTATGTGTAAATCTGACTAAGATGGATGCCATAGTCAACCTCAATAGtgatgattttgatgtgacagtAGAACCAGGTGTTACAAGAACAGCTCTTAACAGCTATATGAGAGACCAGGGACTTTGGTTTCCAGTTG ATCCAGGAGCTGATGCCAGTGTGTGTGGAATGTGTGCAACCAGTGCTTCCGGCACCAATGCTGTACGATATGGAACAATGAGAGAAAATGTACTGAACTTGGAAGTGGTGTTGGCAGATGGTACAATTATCCATACTGCTGGTAAAGGTAAAAGGTCAAG AAAAACATCAGCCGGGTACAATTTAACAAATCTGTTTGTTGGTTCAGAAGGAACTCTTGGGTTCATCACCAAGGCAACAGTCAGACTTCATGGAATACCAGAATCT ATAGTGTCAGCAGTGTGTTCATTTGACTCAATCCATTCAGCTGTGGAGACAGTGTTACAAGTAATGCAGTGTGGAATCCCCATAGCCCGTATAG AATTTCTTGATGAAGTTTCCATGGATGCTGCAAATCGATATTCCAAGATGAACTACCGAGTTGCTCCAACTCTGTTTCTGGAATTCCATGGATCAGAAGGCTTGGTCAAGGAAAATGTCATGGCCGTTG GTGAACTTGTCCAAGGTAATGGTGGATCTGAATTGCAATGGGCCAAAGATCAACAGGAGAGAAATAAACTCTGGAAAGCTCGTCATGATCTGTGGTATGCATGCTTGGCTCTCAGACCAGGATGTAAG GGTTTGACTACTGATGTGTGTGTCCCTGTTTCCAAACTGCCAGAGATAGTTGTTGCTACCAAAGAGTACATCATGCAGAAATCACTTATTG GACCTATGGTTGGTCATGTTGGTGATGGCAACTtccatgttgttgttgtctttgaTCCAAAAGTGCCGGAAGAAGTAGAAGCAGCCAAGgaattttcagaaaaagttgGCAG acATGCATTGTCATTAGATGGTACCTGTACTGGTGAACATGGCATTGGACTTGGAAAGAAACAATTATTAATTGAAGAGATAGGAGAGACTGGCATACAAactatgaagcaaatcaaagcGGCATTGGATCCAAAGAATATTATGAATCCTGGGAAAGTTTTGAT GGCCAGCTGTTCATACATCAAACcagcaaaaatggtaaaatactcCATGTAA
- the LOC139147167 gene encoding carboxypeptidase D-like, which yields MAAAVKGIWKALVLIIVVLLNQVICLDFVHNDYKAMKKLLRTVSRDCPNITRLYNIGKSAEGRLLLVMELSDNPGKHEIGEPEFKYIGNMHGNEVSGRAILIFLVQYMCERYKAGNPRIVKLIDNTRIHIMPSMNPDGFEISYDYLKDHGNSHWTMGRSNTEGRDLNRDFPDLNVIVYENERTGKQNINNHLGYQGMYDDRGVETKAVMRWLEEYPFVLSANLHDGEIVANYPYDLSRNPYASTYASSPDDRVFRHLALTYSTAHKRMRNRKSACKGGKFPGGITNGAAWYSVEGGMQDFNYLATNCFEITLELGCSKFPKPSKLRKKWDDNLEALLLYMEQVHMGIKGLVTDTNNNSIANATIEVDTINHHITSLKSGEYWRLLTPGLYRVHASAAGYIRETKLVMVDKTVKVVNFRLEDESSAENTDDDLSYFAEP from the exons ATGGCGGCAGCCGTTAAAGGAATCTGGAAAGCATTGGTTTTAATCATTGTGGTGTTGCTGAATCAAGTCATATGTCTGGATTTCGTCCACAATGATTACAAAGCGATGAAAAAGTTGCTGAGAACAGTATCTCGTGACTGCCCAAATATCACCAGACTCTATAACATCGGCAAAAGTGCTGAAGGGAGACTGTTATTGGTGATGGAGTTAAGTGATAACCCAGGCAAACATGAAATAG GGGAACCCGAATTCAAGTACATTGGTAACATGCATGGTAACGAGGTGAGTGGCCGGGCAATTCTGATATTCCTCGTTCAGTACATGTGTGAACGGTACAAAGCTGGAAATCCAAGAATTGTAAAACTCATCGATAATACAAGAATACATATCATGCCTTCCATGAACCCAGatggatttgaaatttcttatgaTTATTTAAAAGATCAC GGTAACAGTCATTGGACAATGGGGAGATCTAATACCGAAGGGAGAGATCTGAATCGTGACTTTCCCGATCTGAATGTCATCGTTTATGAAAATGAGAGGactggaaaacaaaatattaataacCACCTTGGTTACCAAGGAATGTATGACGAC cgTGGTGTCGAAACAAAAGCCGTCATGCGTTGGTTAGAAGAATATCCTTTCGTTCTTTCTGCAAATCTCCATGACGGCGAAATTGTTGCCAATTATCCCTACGATTTATCTCGTAACCCGTACGCCTCTACGTATGCCTCGTCGCCCGATGACAGGGTTTTCCGTCACCTTGCTCTCACATATTCAACCGCTCACAAGAGGATGAGAAACAGAAAATCTGCGTGCAAAGGTGGTAAATTTCCAGGTGGTATCACTAATGGTGCAGCTTGGTACAGCGTTGAAGGGG GAATGCAGGACTTTAACTACTTGGCGACGAACTGCTTTGAAATCACTTTGGAACTTGGATGTTCAAAGTTTCCGAAGCCATCGAAACTACGAAAGAAATGGGACGACAACCTTGAAGCATTGCTGTTATATATGGAACAG GTTCATATGGGTATTAAAGGATTAGTGACAGACACAAACAACAATTCCATTGCCAATGCCACAATTGAAGTTGATACCATCAATCATCATATCACCTCAT TGAAAAGCGGCGAGTATTGGCGCTTGTTGACGCCAGGACTCTATCGTGTACATGCATCTGCTGCTGGTTACATCCGGGAAACCAAACTAGTAATGGTCGATAAGACGGTGAAGGTTGTTAATTTCCGCCTTGAAGACGAATCGTCTGCTGAAAATACTGATGACGATTTATCATACTTTGCAGAGCCCTAg
- the LOC139147169 gene encoding probable D-lactate dehydrogenase, mitochondrial isoform X1 translates to MHSTKIGLNFVRGGVRLLNAKHAIHRVMCVGSASSASVTETLPDSAKKLVHIPRDVIDSFKAVLGSSNVSTSQAVRDHHGQSEAYYQHRAPDVVVWPETTDQVSQVAKVCYQHGLPMIPFGTGTGLEGGILATEPASVCVNLTKMDAIVNLNSDDFDVTVEPGVTRTALNSYMRDQGLWFPVDPGADASVCGMCATSASGTNAVRYGTMRENVLNLEVVLADGTIIHTAGKGKRSRKTSAGYNLTNLFVGSEGTLGFITKATVRLHGIPESIVSAVCSFDSIHSAVETVLQVMQCGIPIARIEFLDEVSMDAANRYSKMNYRVAPTLFLEFHGSEGLVKENVMAVGELVQGNGGSELQWAKDQQERNKLWKARHDLWYACLALRPGCKGLTTDVCVPVSKLPEIVVATKEYIMQKSLIGPMVGHVGDGNFHVVVVFDPKVPEEVEAAKEFSEKVGRHALSLDGTCTGEHGIGLGKKQLLIEEIGETGIQTMKQIKAALDPKNIMNPGKVLIFKTPLTLPYMHSERTVAVGGGKLAVTNTYDG, encoded by the exons ATGCATTCTACGAAAATTGGGCTGAACTTTGTTCGCGGTGGTGTCCGTCTGTTGAATGCAAAACATGCGATCCATCGTGTTATGTGTGTCGGTTCCGCCTCCAGTGCTTCGGTCACCGAAACTTTGCCCGACAGTGCAAAG AAACTGGTTCACATACCCCGAGATGTTATAGACTCATTTAAGGCTGTGCTTGGAAGTAGCAATGTTTCTACGTCACAAGCAGTGAGAGACCACCATGGGCAAAGTGAAGCTTATTACCA ACATCGTGCCCCTGATGTTGTAGTGTGGCCAGAAACTACTGACCAGGTTAGCCAAGTTGCCAAAGTATGTTATCAGCATGGCCTTCCCATGATTCCATTTGGTACAGGTACAGGACTTGAAGGTGGTATCCTAGCAACAGAG CCTGCCAGTGTATGTGTAAATCTGACTAAGATGGATGCCATAGTCAACCTCAATAGtgatgattttgatgtgacagtAGAACCAGGTGTTACAAGAACAGCTCTTAACAGCTATATGAGAGACCAGGGACTTTGGTTTCCAGTTG ATCCAGGAGCTGATGCCAGTGTGTGTGGAATGTGTGCAACCAGTGCTTCCGGCACCAATGCTGTACGATATGGAACAATGAGAGAAAATGTACTGAACTTGGAAGTGGTGTTGGCAGATGGTACAATTATCCATACTGCTGGTAAAGGTAAAAGGTCAAG AAAAACATCAGCCGGGTACAATTTAACAAATCTGTTTGTTGGTTCAGAAGGAACTCTTGGGTTCATCACCAAGGCAACAGTCAGACTTCATGGAATACCAGAATCT ATAGTGTCAGCAGTGTGTTCATTTGACTCAATCCATTCAGCTGTGGAGACAGTGTTACAAGTAATGCAGTGTGGAATCCCCATAGCCCGTATAG AATTTCTTGATGAAGTTTCCATGGATGCTGCAAATCGATATTCCAAGATGAACTACCGAGTTGCTCCAACTCTGTTTCTGGAATTCCATGGATCAGAAGGCTTGGTCAAGGAAAATGTCATGGCCGTTG GTGAACTTGTCCAAGGTAATGGTGGATCTGAATTGCAATGGGCCAAAGATCAACAGGAGAGAAATAAACTCTGGAAAGCTCGTCATGATCTGTGGTATGCATGCTTGGCTCTCAGACCAGGATGTAAG GGTTTGACTACTGATGTGTGTGTCCCTGTTTCCAAACTGCCAGAGATAGTTGTTGCTACCAAAGAGTACATCATGCAGAAATCACTTATTG GACCTATGGTTGGTCATGTTGGTGATGGCAACTtccatgttgttgttgtctttgaTCCAAAAGTGCCGGAAGAAGTAGAAGCAGCCAAGgaattttcagaaaaagttgGCAG acATGCATTGTCATTAGATGGTACCTGTACTGGTGAACATGGCATTGGACTTGGAAAGAAACAATTATTAATTGAAGAGATAGGAGAGACTGGCATACAAactatgaagcaaatcaaagcGGCATTGGATCCAAAGAATATTATGAATCCTGGGAAAGTTTTGAT TTTCAAGACACCCCTAACACTACCATACATGCATTCTGAAAGGACGGTTGCAGTGGGTGGAGGAAAGCTGGCAGTTACAAATACTTATGATGGATAG